The genomic region GAAGGTAAATCTCTGAAATTAAGAACCCAAGAACGGTTTATGTTGGATAGAAAAAACGGGAAAAAAGTAATTACCATTTTATTAGTCCTGTCATGCATAGTAAGCGGAATTATCCTTGCGGCCTCTCCATCCAATGAGATTTATCGTCTGGATAATACGCAACAGCTCGATTCCCTGATTAATACTCATATCCAAAACTCATTAATTACTCAAGAACAAGTACAAGTATCTGTTATTAATATTGATACTATTTTCACACGCAAAGTGTATAGGCTAAGAGTACCTTCCCGGTTTTCTAAAACAATGTTTCACATTAATCTGCACAAAGATCTAAATCGCTATGAGATCAAAGCACCGGCAAAAATAAATTTTCCTTCCCGGGATATGCATATTTATGTTTACAATAAAGGAACAGTACTTCGGACTATTCGTTTAACCACCGATCCAAGCCTTGATACCTTAACTACGGAACAAAATTAACCATGCCCGATCGATCTGCATTATTAAAACGACTTGAGTTACAAGAGTACCCACAGCCCGAACTGCTGAAAATAAAGTATCCCGTTTTTTTATGTCATGGTTATGGCGCGATAGGTTCTGTAATTAAATCGGGTCCGTTGCATGAACCTTGCATGGAAATTCGCGGGCATGGCATTGTGGCAATTGCTCCTAATATTGTGCCCTATGCACGCATTGAAACCCGTGCTGAAAACTGGGTGCAGCTAATCAAAACCTTCTGTAAAGATTACGGATATGAAAAGGTAAATATAATTGCCCATAGCATGGGCGGATTGGATATGCGTTGCGCACTTTCTACAATGGATGTGGCTGATAAAGTCGAGAGCCTGACCACTATCGCTACGCCACATCATGGCTCGAGCCTTGCTGATCTTATTTTGAAAGCGCCGGAACTGGTCACAGAAAAACTTAGCGAAATGTTTGATTGGTTTGGCGATAACATGTATCCCAAAACCAAGAGTGATGCATTGGGCTCGCTCGAACAGCTTACCTGCTCCTACGTCAAAGAAATTTTTAATCCCGGTCATCCCGACTTGGATGAAATATCCTATTATTCTTATAGCGCAGCCGTTGGAAAAGGGACCAAATATTCAATAAATCCGGTACTGAAATTTCAGAACAATCAAATTTTTGAAAAAGAGGGGCCAAATGATGCCTTTGTATCGATTGAGAGTGCCAAATGGGGTGCACACCTGGACACTGTTCCACTGTCTCATCTATCCCAAATGCATCTTCAAATGAATAAGGAAAGCCAAAAAGTATATAAGAAATTTTGGGCAGATGTGGTTAAGATGTTGGATGAAAACGGACACTAAATAATAGCACCATAAAATTTGCTATCGCTACCCGGATAAAGCATATTTTATTTACTCATTCAAACTGCGGTCATCTACATTCTCCAACAGATGATAGGCGGTCAGATCGTATTGAATCGGTGTTACTGATGCCAAACCATTATTCAGTGCATGGATATCTGAATCTTTTCCTTCATCCAGCAACTCAAATTTCCCGGTCAGCCAGTAATAGGCACGGTTGAACGGGTCGGTTCGACTTTCATACTCCTCAACATATCGACTATCCGCCTGGCGGGTCCATTTAATGTCCGTAAATTCACCGGCTGGAGCATTAACATTTAAAGTAACTCCGCGCGGCAATCCGTTTTTAAGGACAAACCCTATAACCCTTCTTGCAGCTTCCTGACATCCTCTGAGATTTGCATCTTCGTTAAAATCCGTACAGCTAACCGCAATAGAAGGATATCCTAAAATAGTCCCTTCGGTGGCCGCGCTCACTGTTCCGGAATACATGATATTGATTCCGGCATTGCTTCCATGATTGATGCCGCTTACCACCATATCAGGTTTACGATCAAGAAGTTGTCCATGAGCCAATTTCACACAATCAGCCGGTGTTCCGTTTACCGCTTCTCCCTGAAACTTGTCGGCTACGGTAAATTTACTGGAACGCAGCGGAACCTGAATGGTAATGGAATGGCCAACCGCACTTTGCTCTTTATCGGGTGCTACGATATACACATCTCCGAATTCGGCAGCCACTTCAGCAAGAGCTTTTATTCCGGGAGAAAAAATTCCGTCATCGTTACTAACTAAAATAAAAGGTTTTTTGGGTTCACTCATCCGCCGTACTGCTCATCTTTATTTGGAAAATCTTTGTCTTTAACGTCTTTGATAAAATTTTGAACTGCATCTGTCATCACCGAATTCAGGTCTGCATACCTGCGCAAAAACCTCGGGTTAAATTCTTTATTAAGACCTAACATATCGTGAAGCACTAAAACCTGACCGTCACAAGAAGGTCCGGCTCCAATACCAATGGTCGGGATAGAAAGTTCTGCTGTGACTTTTTCAGCAAGATCAGCGGGAATTTTTTCCAATACAAGCGAAAAACATCCGGCCTCTTCAAGTAGTTTAGCATCACGGATAAGTTCATTCGCTTCTTGCTCTTCGGTAGCCCGTACTTTGTACGTTCCAAATTTATAAATGCTCTGCGGAGTAAGCCCCAGGTGACCCATCACCGGAATCCCGGCATCCACGATACGTTTTACTGTGTCCACAATGTATTTACCGCCTTCCAGCTTTACCGCATGAGCACCCGCTTCTTTCATCATACGTCCTGCACTGATCAATGCTTCTTTGGTCGTAACCTGATAACTCATAAACGGAAGGTCAGCAATCACCAATGCTCGGTCCACACCGCGAACTACACATGAAGTATGATAGATCATGTGCTCGAGCGTCATTGGAACAGTAGTCTCATGCCCGGCCATCACATTACTTGCGGAATCTCCAACCAGGATGATTTCGATGCCGGCCTGATCAATAATTTGGGCCATGGTAAAATCATAAGCCGTAAGCATGGCGATTTTCTCGCCCGTTGCTTTCATGTCTACGATCGTTTGAGTCGTAACTTTAACCGGTTTATCTGAAGATTTTTGAGTACTCATACTTTCTCCCGTGGCACAAGCGCAGCAGAGGCTTCCAATTCGCAGGTTACCTTACCGTCAACCGTGGCAATCCCTTTCATGGTTACAAAGTTGCGTTTCTTGCTGCCCAGCTCAACCTCCAGCATCAGCTGGTCTCCGGGCACCACTTGCTTTCTGAACTTACACTTGTTGATTCCGGTGAACACCATCAGAGTTTCCTGAGGATTATCCACCTGCTGGGTCATCAGCATAATGGCGCCGGCCTGAGCCAGGGCCTCTACCTGCAATACTCCCGGCATGATGGGCTGTCCCGGAAAATGCCCGTTAAAAAATTCCTCGTTCGCCGTAACATTTTTGTAGGCCTTGATATTTGTTTCGTCCACTTCCAGCACCCGATCCACCAATAAAAAAGGATAG from Gracilimonas sp. harbors:
- the surE gene encoding 5'/3'-nucleotidase SurE codes for the protein MSEPKKPFILVSNDDGIFSPGIKALAEVAAEFGDVYIVAPDKEQSAVGHSITIQVPLRSSKFTVADKFQGEAVNGTPADCVKLAHGQLLDRKPDMVVSGINHGSNAGINIMYSGTVSAATEGTILGYPSIAVSCTDFNEDANLRGCQEAARRVIGFVLKNGLPRGVTLNVNAPAGEFTDIKWTRQADSRYVEEYESRTDPFNRAYYWLTGKFELLDEGKDSDIHALNNGLASVTPIQYDLTAYHLLENVDDRSLNE
- the fabZ gene encoding 3-hydroxyacyl-ACP dehydratase FabZ, whose protein sequence is MNIEEIKKVLPHRYPFLLVDRVLEVDETNIKAYKNVTANEEFFNGHFPGQPIMPGVLQVEALAQAGAIMLMTQQVDNPQETLMVFTGINKCKFRKQVVPGDQLMLEVELGSKKRNFVTMKGIATVDGKVTCELEASAALVPREKV
- a CDS encoding alpha/beta fold hydrolase is translated as MPDRSALLKRLELQEYPQPELLKIKYPVFLCHGYGAIGSVIKSGPLHEPCMEIRGHGIVAIAPNIVPYARIETRAENWVQLIKTFCKDYGYEKVNIIAHSMGGLDMRCALSTMDVADKVESLTTIATPHHGSSLADLILKAPELVTEKLSEMFDWFGDNMYPKTKSDALGSLEQLTCSYVKEIFNPGHPDLDEISYYSYSAAVGKGTKYSINPVLKFQNNQIFEKEGPNDAFVSIESAKWGAHLDTVPLSHLSQMHLQMNKESQKVYKKFWADVVKMLDENGH
- the panB gene encoding 3-methyl-2-oxobutanoate hydroxymethyltransferase, yielding MSTQKSSDKPVKVTTQTIVDMKATGEKIAMLTAYDFTMAQIIDQAGIEIILVGDSASNVMAGHETTVPMTLEHMIYHTSCVVRGVDRALVIADLPFMSYQVTTKEALISAGRMMKEAGAHAVKLEGGKYIVDTVKRIVDAGIPVMGHLGLTPQSIYKFGTYKVRATEEQEANELIRDAKLLEEAGCFSLVLEKIPADLAEKVTAELSIPTIGIGAGPSCDGQVLVLHDMLGLNKEFNPRFLRRYADLNSVMTDAVQNFIKDVKDKDFPNKDEQYGG